The Teredinibacter sp. KSP-S5-2 genome includes a window with the following:
- the rplL gene encoding 50S ribosomal protein L7/L12 encodes MSLTKEDIINAVAEMSVKDVVELIEAMEEKFGVTAAAAAVVVAGGDAAGGGAEEKTDFDVILASGGDKKVNVIKAVRAITGLGLKEAKALVDGAPSPVKEGVEKGEAEEIKKQLEEAGATVELK; translated from the coding sequence ATGTCTCTGACTAAAGAAGATATTATCAACGCAGTTGCTGAAATGTCAGTAAAAGACGTTGTTGAATTAATCGAAGCAATGGAAGAGAAGTTCGGTGTTACTGCAGCGGCAGCAGCAGTTGTTGTTGCTGGTGGCGATGCTGCTGGTGGCGGTGCTGAAGAGAAAACTGACTTCGACGTTATTCTTGCTTCTGGTGGTGACAAGAAAGTTAACGTTATCAAGGCTGTTCGTGCTATCACTGGTCTTGGTCTTAAAGAAGCGAAAGCCCTTGTTGACGGTGCACCAAGCCCTGTTAAAGAAGGCGTTGAGAAAGGCGAAGCTGAAGAAATCAAGAAGCAACTTGAAGAAGCAGGCGCAACTGTCGAGCTTAAGTAA